One genomic window of Pseudomonas chlororaphis subsp. piscium includes the following:
- a CDS encoding radical SAM protein — protein MNMFIDIVGACNLSCPSCPMGNSENNNFKKSMQLEMFSKIVEKAKLEGVHSIHLYNWTEPLIHPRIGEFIQVVNAAGLNSGISSNLNIAKNMEKALMAEPTFFRVSLSGFHQETYKLGHVGGDIEVVKGNMIKLHDIKQQYNLKTEVEIYYHRYLDNLEEEGLMREFGEQLGFKFTTGYSVMMPLEKTLAIIERDPSVTDTDHETLERLALPPYDDLVNLLKHYPKHACSLKNNMLVLDCNGNAVLCCSVFNQAEYHVGKYLELPLEQLSNLKSTQKNCVDMCNRCVKNGLHSYATAPNHGPMERHAVNRIMDFQRRNILGLPIVSEDLGRDGEVSAQDFDEIQYLQENQDVRDAVANGAFSSGYQHYLFFGRVEGRVGG, from the coding sequence ATGAACATGTTTATCGATATCGTTGGAGCTTGTAATTTAAGTTGCCCTTCCTGTCCCATGGGAAATTCTGAAAATAATAATTTCAAGAAATCCATGCAGCTCGAGATGTTTAGCAAGATCGTTGAAAAAGCCAAACTTGAGGGGGTTCACTCGATTCACCTTTATAATTGGACTGAGCCTCTGATTCATCCGCGCATTGGCGAGTTTATTCAGGTGGTTAACGCGGCAGGCTTGAATAGCGGAATAAGTTCTAACTTGAATATAGCCAAGAACATGGAAAAAGCCTTAATGGCTGAGCCCACGTTTTTTCGAGTGTCGCTTTCCGGCTTTCACCAGGAAACCTACAAATTAGGGCATGTGGGGGGGGATATCGAAGTTGTTAAAGGGAATATGATTAAACTGCATGATATCAAGCAGCAGTACAATCTCAAGACAGAAGTCGAAATTTACTATCATCGTTACCTGGATAACCTGGAAGAAGAAGGGTTGATGCGTGAGTTTGGCGAGCAGCTAGGCTTCAAATTTACCACCGGTTATTCGGTGATGATGCCGCTTGAGAAAACCCTTGCAATCATCGAGCGTGATCCTTCCGTCACAGACACAGACCACGAAACACTCGAAAGGCTCGCATTACCACCTTATGACGATCTGGTGAATTTACTCAAGCACTACCCGAAACATGCGTGCAGTCTAAAGAACAACATGTTGGTACTCGACTGTAACGGAAATGCTGTTCTTTGTTGTTCTGTTTTCAATCAGGCCGAGTACCACGTTGGCAAATATCTGGAACTTCCGCTTGAGCAACTGAGCAATCTTAAGAGTACCCAGAAAAACTGTGTCGATATGTGCAATCGGTGCGTAAAAAATGGTCTGCATTCTTATGCGACTGCACCTAACCACGGGCCGATGGAACGCCATGCCGTCAATCGCATCATGGACTTTCAACGTCGAAATATTCTGGGTCTTCCTATTGTCAGTGAGGATCTTGGGCGGGACGGTGAAGTCAGTGCTCAAGACTTTGATGAAATTCAATATCTTCAGGAGAATCAGGATGTAAGAGATGCGGTTGCCAATGGTGCTTTTTCCAGTGGCTATCAGCATTACCTGTTCTTTGGCCGTGTTGAAGGCAGGGTGGGGGGCTAG
- a CDS encoding DUF1843 domain-containing protein, which translates to MSSSSQHVIPPYGVAIQKAISLGNLPQMKSLLKQRDKSQKESKDLSSAYEQLAQEVARLERH; encoded by the coding sequence ATGAGTTCATCCTCGCAACATGTCATTCCGCCCTATGGAGTGGCGATTCAGAAAGCAATCTCCCTCGGCAACCTGCCGCAGATGAAGTCCCTGCTCAAACAGCGCGATAAATCCCAGAAAGAATCCAAGGATCTGAGCAGCGCTTACGAGCAGTTGGCACAGGAAGTCGCCCGTCTGGAACGGCACTAA
- a CDS encoding MarR family winged helix-turn-helix transcriptional regulator translates to MNSYCFSTAVPYLVTRVGVRMGECFSQELGEHGLTLVMYRVLAVLREQGGLSLGELGGRVSAEISTLSRQVTNMQKLGLILRERQDANGRQVCISLTPAGLALVESLVPRAMHWEEVAIQGFSEAEVEQLKAMLMRMHGNLAKVPDMSTAD, encoded by the coding sequence TTGAACAGTTACTGTTTTTCCACCGCCGTCCCATACCTGGTCACCCGTGTCGGGGTGCGCATGGGCGAGTGCTTTTCCCAGGAGCTTGGCGAGCATGGCCTGACGCTGGTCATGTACCGGGTGCTCGCGGTGCTTCGGGAACAGGGCGGGCTCAGTCTTGGCGAGCTGGGCGGGCGGGTCTCGGCGGAGATCTCCACCTTGTCGCGGCAAGTGACCAATATGCAGAAGCTGGGGCTGATCCTGCGCGAACGGCAGGACGCCAATGGCCGCCAGGTCTGCATCAGCCTGACGCCCGCGGGGCTGGCCCTGGTGGAGTCGCTGGTGCCACGGGCGATGCATTGGGAGGAGGTGGCCATCCAGGGTTTCAGCGAGGCGGAAGTGGAGCAGCTCAAAGCCATGCTGATGCGCATGCACGGCAACCTGGCGAAGGTGCCGGACATGTCGACAGCCGACTGA
- a CDS encoding VOC family protein: MKINPYLIFNGDCAAAFKFYAQCLQGTLEMMMTFGESPACEHIPAEYHNLIIHTRLLVGDQAIMGSDSTPDRPYSGIHGCSISLNVDSIAEAERVFAALADQGTVQMPLEATFWAARFGMLVDRFGASWMVNCEKGQ; the protein is encoded by the coding sequence ATGAAAATCAATCCCTACCTGATCTTCAACGGCGATTGCGCAGCCGCCTTCAAGTTCTACGCCCAGTGCCTGCAAGGCACCCTCGAAATGATGATGACCTTCGGCGAAAGCCCCGCCTGCGAGCATATTCCCGCCGAGTATCACAACCTGATCATCCACACCCGCCTGCTGGTGGGCGACCAGGCCATCATGGGCTCGGACAGCACGCCCGATCGTCCTTACTCGGGTATCCATGGCTGCTCGATATCGCTGAATGTCGACAGCATCGCCGAGGCCGAGCGGGTGTTCGCCGCGCTGGCGGACCAGGGCACTGTCCAGATGCCGTTGGAGGCCACCTTCTGGGCGGCGCGCTTCGGCATGCTGGTCGACCGCTTCGGCGCCTCGTGGATGGTCAACTGCGAAAAGGGCCAGTGA
- a CDS encoding calcium-binding protein yields MAIFDYKGQDGRVLISDAWNLATYTSGVATVGALYNLPGAVLGEGNTFALPKGWREISASDLNIDSSHLDLTGSFKGENVSGSQAKVFGQYDESGKLVKMGFSIAGTNSPMDLLGYPAMIDNSYIRGYDYLLDSIKNYATSHNLTGKDVLVTGYSQGGSVTNSMYLGKDTLADGFFKDSDYFGMASPKASNSDGIFNFGFENDIVHRLIGEQTDLSGAILAALKGSDASYTSTTDNIVLFDTVYALPTWPNGPFSVVNPSGWVAHLEGIFINPIQRIGQSTFYDYIERDSTIIISNLDPISRGFTWVHDKASATSNHFGTPAFLLGTDSNDKLQDGRNDDFLDGFAGNDSFRVSTGTDIVAGGVGDDKVFLQGTVSSYEAVRLSDGSLFLNDTSGRYGLKELHDVEHVEFEGLLGQTLTPAFTVTSSKLDYEGLFGSNKSYAKATEGTQLADLLKGTAGRDLIFGQGGDDLIEGGAGNDLLHGGSGNDTLLGGSGNDALYGGAHNDILVGGLGNDTLSGGVGSDLFVFDQGGFGHDLISDFNVHQNGFDQLVFSKSLFASAAAVISATSQQGSDSLIVAGDSSITLVGFNPAQLSADMISLV; encoded by the coding sequence ATGGCGATATTCGACTACAAGGGCCAAGACGGCCGCGTGCTCATTTCAGATGCCTGGAACCTTGCCACCTACACCAGTGGTGTAGCGACGGTAGGGGCACTCTACAACCTACCCGGGGCGGTCCTGGGCGAAGGCAACACCTTTGCCCTGCCCAAGGGCTGGCGCGAAATCAGCGCCAGCGACCTGAACATCGACAGCAGTCACCTCGACCTGACGGGCAGCTTCAAGGGCGAGAACGTATCCGGCTCCCAGGCCAAGGTGTTCGGCCAGTACGACGAGAGTGGCAAGCTGGTCAAAATGGGCTTTTCGATTGCCGGCACCAACTCGCCGATGGACCTGCTGGGTTATCCGGCGATGATCGACAACTCCTATATCCGCGGCTACGACTACCTGCTCGACTCGATCAAGAACTACGCCACCAGCCATAACCTGACGGGCAAGGATGTACTGGTCACCGGCTACAGCCAGGGCGGCTCCGTGACCAACAGCATGTACCTGGGCAAGGACACCCTGGCCGACGGCTTTTTCAAGGATTCGGACTACTTCGGCATGGCCTCGCCAAAGGCCAGCAACAGCGACGGCATCTTCAACTTCGGCTTCGAAAACGACATCGTGCATCGGCTCATCGGCGAACAGACCGACCTGAGCGGCGCCATTCTCGCGGCCCTCAAAGGCAGTGACGCCAGCTACACCTCGACCACCGACAACATCGTGCTGTTCGACACGGTCTACGCCCTGCCCACCTGGCCCAACGGCCCCTTCTCCGTGGTCAATCCCAGCGGCTGGGTGGCGCACCTCGAAGGCATCTTCATCAATCCCATCCAGCGCATCGGCCAGTCGACGTTCTACGACTACATCGAGCGCGACAGCACCATCATCATCAGCAACCTCGACCCGATCAGCCGCGGCTTCACCTGGGTCCACGACAAAGCGTCCGCCACCTCCAACCACTTCGGCACCCCGGCCTTTCTCCTCGGCACGGACAGCAACGACAAGTTGCAGGACGGCCGCAACGATGACTTCCTGGACGGCTTCGCCGGCAACGACAGCTTCAGGGTCAGCACGGGCACCGACATAGTCGCGGGCGGGGTGGGCGACGACAAAGTCTTCCTGCAGGGTACGGTCTCCAGCTACGAAGCCGTGCGCCTGAGCGATGGCAGCCTGTTTCTCAACGACACCAGCGGACGTTACGGCCTCAAGGAGCTGCACGACGTCGAGCATGTCGAGTTCGAAGGCCTCTTGGGCCAGACCTTGACCCCGGCCTTTACCGTGACCAGCAGCAAGCTCGACTACGAAGGCCTGTTCGGATCGAACAAGAGCTACGCCAAGGCCACCGAAGGCACGCAGCTGGCAGACCTCCTGAAGGGTACCGCCGGCCGCGACCTGATCTTCGGCCAGGGCGGTGACGATCTTATTGAAGGCGGCGCGGGCAATGATCTGCTGCACGGTGGAAGTGGCAACGACACCCTGCTCGGCGGCAGTGGCAACGACGCCCTCTATGGTGGCGCCCACAACGACATCCTGGTGGGCGGCCTGGGCAACGACACACTCAGTGGTGGCGTGGGCAGCGATCTGTTTGTCTTCGACCAGGGCGGCTTCGGCCATGACCTGATCAGCGACTTCAACGTTCACCAGAACGGGTTCGATCAGTTGGTGTTCTCCAAATCCCTGTTCGCCTCCGCAGCCGCCGTCATCAGCGCCACCAGCCAGCAAGGCAGCGACAGCCTGATCGTGGCGGGAGACAGCAGCATCACCCTGGTAGGGTTCAACCCCGCGCAACTGAGCGCGGATATGATCAGCCTGGTCTGA
- a CDS encoding DUF1842 domain-containing protein: MQTGLFHTRLHVTTALLGAPVLTLDLLVNTPQKKVSGVARVFKSTYPPVNFFADVWGEYSQLHLDPSTEGHIILKLDGNPSGPTSQIAETFHLRGILGLDWASGSASYRYYYQGSWQDVQHGTVSQASIPHPEPVPHHPIPLYAVAVQHAQASGDLAQLKAVVRQGEQQLASSDALRSALQQLNAEIARLEAR, translated from the coding sequence ATGCAAACTGGACTGTTCCACACCCGCCTCCACGTCACCACGGCGCTGCTGGGGGCCCCGGTTCTGACCCTCGACCTTCTGGTCAACACACCGCAGAAAAAAGTCAGCGGCGTGGCCCGCGTGTTCAAGAGCACTTATCCGCCGGTGAACTTCTTCGCCGACGTGTGGGGTGAGTATTCCCAGCTCCACCTGGACCCCTCGACCGAAGGCCACATCATTCTAAAGCTCGACGGCAACCCCAGCGGTCCGACCAGCCAGATCGCCGAGACCTTCCACCTGCGGGGGATTCTCGGGCTCGACTGGGCCAGCGGTTCCGCCAGCTACCGGTACTACTACCAGGGCAGCTGGCAGGACGTGCAGCACGGCACCGTCAGCCAGGCGTCGATCCCGCACCCCGAACCCGTGCCGCATCACCCCATCCCGCTGTATGCCGTGGCGGTGCAGCATGCCCAGGCCAGCGGTGACCTGGCGCAACTCAAGGCGGTGGTCCGCCAGGGCGAACAGCAGCTGGCCAGCAGCGATGCGCTGCGCAGCGCCTTGCAGCAGTTGAACGCCGAGATCGCCCGCCTCGAAGCTCGCTGA
- a CDS encoding cytochrome b — translation MNASSSYSLAARLFHWSMALIIIGVWLIGFYSANLRGDVPRGGPAVFVHKAIASTVLFLLLARLCYRLTHRYPAMPSSVSRAMSGIAHIAHALLYLVAMLAVPLSGWYWSSVAGHPIPLLSLFNLPPIAPVDQSRYDLAMWIHRLLSWGAGALILIHVLAALKHHFFDKDDILARMLPKVRRRG, via the coding sequence ATGAATGCTTCCTCTTCCTACAGTCTGGCAGCGCGGCTTTTCCACTGGAGCATGGCGCTGATCATCATCGGCGTCTGGCTGATCGGCTTTTACTCCGCCAACCTGCGTGGCGATGTGCCCAGGGGCGGCCCAGCGGTCTTCGTGCACAAGGCGATTGCCAGCACCGTGCTATTCCTGCTGCTCGCCCGGCTCTGCTATCGCTTGACCCACCGCTACCCGGCCATGCCCAGCAGCGTCTCCAGGGCGATGTCCGGCATCGCCCATATCGCCCACGCCCTGCTCTACCTGGTCGCCATGCTCGCCGTGCCGCTTTCGGGCTGGTACTGGAGTTCGGTCGCCGGTCATCCAATCCCGCTGCTGAGCCTGTTCAACCTGCCACCCATAGCGCCGGTGGATCAGTCCCGCTACGACCTGGCCATGTGGATACATCGCCTGCTGTCCTGGGGCGCCGGCGCCTTGATCCTGATCCACGTGCTGGCGGCGCTCAAGCATCACTTCTTCGACAAGGACGACATTCTTGCGCGCATGTTGCCCAAGGTTCGCCGGCGCGGCTGA
- a CDS encoding GDL motif peptide-associated radical SAM/SPASM maturase — translation MSANRPARYLSETDLKRYVPVHVVWEITLACDLKCLHCGSRAGHRRPNELNTQECLDVIDALAALGTREVTLIGGEAYLRKDWTRLIQAIHDHGIYCAIQTGGRNLTPAKMQAAVDAGLNGVGVSLDGLAPLHDAVRNVPGSFDKAVDTLRRAKQAGLAVSVNTQIGAATLPDLPQLMNLIIELGATHWQIQLTVAMGNAVDHPELLLQPYQLLEVMPLLARLYREGLERGLLMNIGNNIGYYGPYEHMWRGFGDERVHWSGCAAGQTVLALEADGTVKGCPSLATVGFSGGNVRDMSLHDIWHYSEGMHFGRLRSVDDLWGYCRSCYYNDVCRGGCTWTSHSLLGKPGNNPYCHYRALDLQKKGLRERIVKLEDAAKASFAVGRFDLITERIDTGETVSSVSDSGQVIKLAWINQGQKSPEEGRLPTRLALCRGCWQYIHAHETTCPHCSADVASAEADYLADRARQQAIMDRLTGLLGMPQTRLV, via the coding sequence ATGTCAGCCAATCGCCCCGCCCGCTACCTCAGCGAAACCGACCTCAAGCGTTACGTACCAGTGCATGTGGTCTGGGAAATCACCCTTGCCTGCGACCTCAAATGCCTGCATTGCGGCTCGCGCGCCGGCCACCGACGCCCCAATGAATTGAACACCCAGGAATGCCTCGACGTGATAGACGCCCTCGCCGCCCTCGGCACGCGGGAAGTCACCCTGATCGGCGGCGAAGCCTATTTGCGCAAGGACTGGACTCGCCTGATCCAGGCCATCCACGACCACGGCATCTACTGCGCGATCCAGACCGGCGGGCGCAACCTCACCCCGGCGAAAATGCAGGCCGCGGTGGATGCCGGGCTCAACGGCGTGGGGGTTTCGCTGGACGGCCTGGCACCCTTGCATGACGCCGTGCGCAACGTCCCGGGCTCCTTCGACAAGGCCGTGGACACCCTGCGCCGGGCCAAGCAGGCCGGACTCGCGGTCAGCGTCAACACGCAGATCGGCGCGGCCACCCTGCCCGACTTGCCGCAGTTGATGAACCTGATCATCGAACTGGGCGCCACCCATTGGCAGATCCAGCTGACGGTGGCCATGGGCAACGCAGTGGATCACCCGGAACTCTTGCTGCAACCCTATCAACTGCTGGAAGTCATGCCGCTGCTCGCGCGCCTCTACCGCGAAGGCCTGGAACGCGGCCTGCTGATGAACATCGGCAACAACATCGGTTACTACGGCCCTTACGAACATATGTGGCGCGGCTTCGGCGACGAGCGCGTGCACTGGAGCGGCTGCGCCGCCGGGCAAACGGTGCTGGCCCTGGAAGCCGACGGCACGGTGAAGGGCTGTCCTTCGCTGGCGACGGTGGGGTTCTCCGGCGGCAATGTGCGCGACATGAGCCTGCACGACATCTGGCACTACAGCGAAGGCATGCATTTTGGCCGCCTGCGCTCGGTCGACGACCTCTGGGGTTATTGCCGCAGTTGCTACTACAACGACGTGTGCCGCGGCGGCTGCACCTGGACCTCGCACTCGCTGCTGGGCAAGCCGGGCAACAATCCGTACTGCCACTACCGCGCCCTGGACCTGCAGAAAAAGGGCCTGCGCGAACGCATCGTCAAGCTTGAGGACGCCGCCAAGGCGTCGTTCGCGGTCGGTCGCTTCGACCTGATCACCGAACGCATCGACACCGGCGAGACGGTCAGCAGCGTCAGCGACAGCGGCCAGGTGATCAAGCTGGCGTGGATCAACCAGGGGCAGAAATCCCCCGAGGAGGGACGCCTGCCCACCCGACTGGCCCTGTGCCGCGGCTGCTGGCAGTACATCCATGCCCACGAAACCACCTGCCCGCACTGCTCGGCCGATGTGGCCAGCGCCGAGGCCGACTACCTGGCCGACCGCGCCCGGCAGCAGGCGATCATGGACCGCCTGACCGGCCTGCTGGGCATGCCCCAGACCCGGCTGGTGTAG
- the fabF gene encoding beta-ketoacyl-ACP synthase II translates to MNKRIVVTGMGALTPLGCGVEQVWQRLLAGQSGIRRLPEELIGDLPISIGGQVPDRLQDPQAGFDPDALLAPKEQRKMDRFILFALAAAREALTQAGWAPQTAEAQERTATIIASGVGGFPAIADAVRTTDSKGPRRLSPFTIPSFLSNMAAGHVSIQHGLKGPLGTPVTACAAGVQAIGDAARMIRAGEIDVAVCGGTEATIHRVSLAGFAAARALSSDFNDTPERASRPFDQARDGFVMGEGAGLLVIEELEHALARGATPIAELVGYGTSADAYHMTAGPEDGDGARRAMQQALRQAGVEPSQVQHLNAHATSTPVGDKGELAAIKSVFGNHSELAIASTKSATGHLLGAAGGIEAIFTILALRDQIAPATLNLENPDAGAEGLNLIRGQAQPLAMEYALSNGFGFGGVNASVLFRRWV, encoded by the coding sequence ATGAACAAACGCATTGTCGTCACCGGCATGGGCGCATTGACCCCGCTGGGCTGCGGCGTCGAACAGGTCTGGCAACGCCTGCTGGCCGGGCAATCGGGTATCCGCCGGCTACCGGAAGAACTGATCGGCGACCTGCCGATCAGCATCGGCGGCCAGGTTCCCGACCGCCTCCAGGACCCGCAGGCCGGCTTCGATCCGGACGCGCTGCTGGCGCCCAAGGAACAGCGCAAGATGGACCGCTTCATCCTGTTCGCCCTCGCCGCCGCCCGGGAGGCACTGACCCAGGCCGGCTGGGCACCGCAGACCGCGGAGGCGCAGGAACGTACCGCCACCATCATCGCTTCGGGCGTGGGTGGTTTCCCGGCCATTGCCGACGCCGTGCGCACCACCGACAGCAAGGGGCCGCGCCGCCTTTCGCCGTTCACCATTCCATCCTTCCTCAGCAATATGGCCGCCGGTCATGTGTCGATTCAGCATGGCCTGAAGGGACCGCTGGGCACGCCGGTGACGGCCTGTGCCGCGGGTGTCCAGGCCATCGGTGACGCCGCGCGGATGATTCGCGCCGGGGAGATCGACGTCGCGGTCTGCGGCGGCACGGAAGCCACGATTCACCGGGTCAGCCTTGCCGGTTTCGCTGCCGCGCGCGCCCTGTCGAGTGATTTCAACGACACTCCGGAACGCGCTTCGCGGCCCTTCGACCAGGCCCGCGACGGCTTCGTGATGGGTGAAGGCGCCGGCCTGCTGGTGATCGAGGAGCTGGAACACGCCCTGGCCCGGGGCGCCACGCCGATCGCCGAGCTGGTGGGTTACGGCACCAGCGCCGACGCCTATCACATGACCGCCGGGCCAGAAGATGGCGACGGTGCCCGTCGCGCCATGCAACAGGCGTTGCGTCAGGCCGGCGTCGAGCCGTCCCAGGTCCAGCACCTGAACGCCCACGCCACCTCGACCCCGGTGGGCGACAAAGGCGAACTGGCGGCGATCAAGAGCGTGTTTGGCAACCACAGCGAGCTGGCCATCGCCTCGACCAAATCGGCCACCGGCCACCTGCTGGGTGCTGCCGGCGGGATCGAAGCGATCTTCACCATCCTGGCGCTACGCGACCAGATCGCCCCCGCCACCCTCAACCTGGAAAACCCGGATGCCGGCGCGGAAGGCCTCAACCTGATTCGTGGCCAGGCGCAACCGCTGGCGATGGAATATGCCTTGTCCAACGGCTTCGGGTTTGGCGGGGTGAATGCCAGCGTGCTGTTCCGGCGCTGGGTGTAA
- a CDS encoding DUF1842 domain-containing protein, whose protein sequence is MSGSTTSPVGLFPLSYRIGNPIPGAPSLALNLLVYTPDQTVRGTSLITQAVNPPLELPSDVWGQYTYLTVMPPSTSKILVTAQGNQGGPSSNSIVTFKIQLVVDEDWQSGVANYQYYNGHQWVSVENVPAHLVGPVPSYTLQTHQETAPALQAYPPIHPLYAAPIHGAIASGDLAQMKTLASQATQQLEQLPQLRNALDAAKDEIGKLERR, encoded by the coding sequence ATGTCCGGTTCCACTACGTCCCCTGTTGGCCTGTTTCCCCTCAGCTACCGGATCGGCAATCCGATCCCGGGCGCGCCGAGCCTTGCTCTCAACCTGTTGGTCTACACCCCCGACCAGACTGTGCGCGGCACCTCGCTCATCACCCAGGCCGTCAATCCTCCCCTGGAATTGCCGTCCGATGTGTGGGGGCAATACACCTACCTGACCGTCATGCCGCCCAGCACGAGCAAGATCCTGGTGACCGCCCAGGGCAATCAGGGCGGACCGAGCTCCAACTCGATCGTCACCTTCAAGATCCAGTTGGTGGTGGACGAAGACTGGCAAAGCGGCGTCGCCAACTACCAGTACTACAACGGCCATCAATGGGTATCGGTCGAAAACGTTCCGGCCCATCTGGTCGGGCCGGTGCCCTCCTACACCCTGCAAACGCACCAGGAAACCGCTCCGGCCCTGCAGGCGTATCCACCAATCCATCCGCTGTATGCCGCGCCAATCCATGGCGCCATCGCCAGCGGCGACCTGGCCCAGATGAAAACCCTGGCCAGCCAGGCCACGCAGCAACTGGAGCAGTTGCCACAACTGCGCAACGCGCTGGATGCAGCCAAGGACGAAATCGGCAAGCTCGAGCGCCGCTGA
- a CDS encoding winged helix-turn-helix transcriptional regulator produces MQRKTLLHEECPIARSLERVGEWWSILIMRDALHGLRRFEEFSRSLEIAPNMLTRRLNSLVEAGLLERQAYSQRPLRYQYVPTARGEDFRVVLMAFVAWGNRHYAPEGESVQIVERASGRPVRPMMADLVDGRPVPLEECTVQVGPMASEGMRQRLGGMQAMAAKREA; encoded by the coding sequence ATGCAACGCAAGACCCTCCTTCACGAAGAATGTCCGATTGCCCGCAGTCTGGAACGGGTGGGCGAGTGGTGGAGCATCCTGATCATGCGCGACGCCCTGCATGGCCTGCGGCGTTTCGAGGAGTTTTCCCGCAGCCTGGAGATCGCCCCCAACATGCTCACCCGCCGCTTGAATTCGCTGGTCGAGGCCGGCTTGCTGGAGCGCCAGGCCTACAGTCAGCGGCCGCTGCGCTACCAATATGTGCCGACGGCCCGGGGCGAGGATTTTCGTGTGGTGCTGATGGCGTTCGTCGCCTGGGGCAATCGCCATTACGCGCCGGAAGGGGAAAGCGTGCAGATTGTCGAGCGCGCCAGCGGCCGGCCGGTGCGGCCAATGATGGCGGACCTGGTCGATGGTCGTCCGGTGCCGCTGGAAGAGTGCACGGTCCAGGTCGGGCCGATGGCCAGCGAAGGCATGCGTCAGCGGCTGGGGGGCATGCAGGCGATGGCGGCCAAGCGCGAGGCCTGA